Proteins from a single region of Kluyveromyces lactis strain NRRL Y-1140 chromosome C complete sequence:
- the EFM4 gene encoding Efm4p (similar to uniprot|P40516 Saccharomyces cerevisiae YIL064W Putative S-adenosylmethionine-dependent methyltransferase of the seven beta-strand family), which produces MEDTTKLNTSKLGTKEYWDDFYSLEKQNFEENPEDTGECWFADNDAEEKMVEFLLDNLGEYNIKEDSSMIDLGTGNGHLLFTLLEEGFKGEMIGVDYSEKSVEFAAEILKTKYSQNDNVTFATADIFNEQWAPGKFDVVLDKGTLDAIALSGIKFENNETVVDVYPKVIEKILGENSILLITSCNFTEEELIKIIETETLKKWKSVNYPIFEFGGVKGTTICSVAFLKSSAK; this is translated from the coding sequence ATGGAAGATACAACAAAATTGAATACTTCTAAGTTGGGAACTAAGGAATACTGGGACGATTTCTACTCATTAGAGAAACAAAACTTCGAGGAGAACCCTGAGGATACTGGAGAATGCTGGTTCGCTGATAACGATGCAGAGGAGAAAATGGTCGAATTTCTACTAGATAACTTGGGCGAATacaatatcaaagaagacaGCTCAATGATTGATCTCGGAACTGGAAATGGTCATCTTTTGTTCACTCTATTGGAGGAAGGTTTCAAAGGTGAAATGATCGGTGTAGATTACTCTGAAAAATCAGTCGAGTTTGCTGCTGAGATTCTCAAGACTAAATACAGCCAAAATGATAACGTAACTTTTGCTACGGCAGATATATTCAATGAACAATGGGCCCCAGGTAAATTCGATGTCGTTCTAGATAAAGGTACACTAGATGCCATCGCATTAAGCGGTAtaaaatttgaaaacaatgaaaccGTGGTAGATGTCTATCCGAAAGTGATAGAGAAGATATTAGGCGAAAACAGTATTCTGTTGATTACATCATGCAATTTTACAGAAGAGGAACTCATAAAGATTATTGAAACAGAGACGTtgaaaaaatggaaatcGGTAAACTATCCAATATTTGAGTTCGGTGGTGTCAAAGGAACTACAATATGCAGCGTTGCCTTTCTCAAATCTTCTGCTAAATAA